From a single Ornithorhynchus anatinus isolate Pmale09 chromosome 4, mOrnAna1.pri.v4, whole genome shotgun sequence genomic region:
- the C4H8orf82 gene encoding UPF0598 protein C8orf82 homolog → MMPPPPLGRGGLGLRPRLGPARPGRSTSYAQGQSPEPRTREYFYYINHQGQLFLDDAKVKNFITCFKDRRFLVFFFSRLRLNRSGRYEESFPYLSPCGRERNFVRCEDRPVVFTRLLDGAAGCPPRLSFCGGGGELAVPFEPAKLLPLPDNGRLYHPAPGRLGRVGLVGSALASELSPRFRRPPAEAGDPGGTPTHFFWEGRCHPLTRELMPLLRTPGTPRTP, encoded by the exons ATGATGCCGCCGCCTCCGCTGGGCCGCGGAGGCCTCGGGCTGCGGCCCCGCCTGGGCCCCGCCCGGCCTGGCCGCAGCACCTCCTACGCGCAGGGTCAGAGCCCCGAGCCCCGCACCCGGGAGTACTTCTACTACATCAATCACCAGGGACAG CTCTTCCTGGACGACGCCAAGGTGAAGAATTTCATCACCTGCTTCAAAG ACCGCCGCTTCCTCGTCTTCTTCTTCTCGCGCCTGAGGCTCAACCGCAGCGGCCGCTACGAGGAGTCCTTCCCCTACCTGTCCCCGTGCGGCCGGGAGCGCAACTTCGTGCGCTGCGAGGACCGGCCCGTCGTCTTCACCCGGCTGCTGGACGGCGCGGCCGGGTGCCCCCCGCGCCTCTCCTtctgcggcgggggcggggagctggCCGTGCCCTTCGAGCCGGCCAAGCTGCTGCCGCTGCCGGACAACGGGCGGCTCTaccacccggcccccggccgcctgGGCCGCGTGGGGCTGGTGGGCTCGGCCTTGGCCTCCGAGCTGAGCCCCCGCTTCCGACGCCCTCCGGCCGAGGCCGGGGACCCCGGCGGGACGCCCACCCACTTCTTCTGGGAAGGGCGGTGCCACCCCCTCACCCGCGAGCTGATGCCCCTGctccggacccccgggaccccccggaccccctga